ATACCTCCCACCGACCGATGGCCCTGAAGCGTGGAGAGACCAGCGGATTCTGCCTCAGCAAGAAATTTTTTGTCCAACGCAGGGTTTATCAGTTTAAACGGGACATTCATCCTGGATCGATCCTGTTTGCGAATGGGCGAGAGATAAAAGTCTGAATTATCGAGATAATTGTACAATAAGGCTGCTTTTTCGAGGTTTCGCTGTTCCATTGCCGGCACCCCTCCCTGGCGCAGGGTCCAGTCAAACACCAGTCCGGCCATATATACCGCAAAGGTAGGCGGCGTATTGTACGCAGACTTTTTGGAGGAGTGGGTATAGTAGTTGAGCATGGTCGGCGTAAACGACATTGCATGACCGATCAGATCTTTTCGCACGATGACGATGGTAAGCCCTGCCGGGCCGATATTTTTTTGTGCACCAGCATAGATCAGCCCGAAATCCTCCACGTGATAATGTTCAGAAAGAATATTGGAAGACATATCAGCGACCAGCGGCACAGCTCCGGTTTTGGGCAATTGGCTGATACGCGTACCAAAAATGGTATTATTGGTAGTAATATGAAAATAGTCAGCCGAAGGATCAAAAGCAGAAGGATCCAGTTCGGGAAAATAAGTGTATCCCTCATCTTCGGAAGAGGCGACAACATTAACTTTTCCGTAACGGGAAGCCTCTTCAATCGCTTTTTCCGCCCAGGTGCCCGTGCGCACATAGTCTGCGCGATGCGAGTTGCGAAAAAGGTTGAGCGGAATCATGGCAAACTGGCTGCTTGCACCGCCCTGTAAAAAGAGGACTTCATACGAATCAGGAATGGCCATCAGACTTCGGAGGCTGGCTTCCGCCCGCTCCATGATATCGATAAAGACAGATTCCCTGTGGCTCATTTCCATCACAGACATACCTGTACCCTTGTAGTCGAGAAAGTCTTTTTGTGCTTCGAGGAGCACTTCATGAGGCAGGACAGCAGGACCGGCAGAAAAATTATAAACCATACAGATAATGTCAAATTTGAGGGCAAATTAAAGAATTTTTTTGCTGTCGGCGCTTTATTTCTCAATCTGACCAGTACATGAAGCGATTTTTACCACTCAGGGGCAATGTTCGGATCAACCGATATAACGGCATGGGATTTTCTTAGATAAATAGGAACTTTCGGACAAAATTCGTATAAATACTTAACGCACTAAAGCAACATACAAACAATGAGTAATTCTCAATTAACCCGCATTTGGGAACTGATTGGTCTTCGATATAAATCGCACCCCTGGCATGGGGTACAAATAGGAAAAGATGCGCCCGAACTTGTGACGACATTTATAGAAGTCGTGCCATCAGATACCGTAAAATATGAAGTGGACAAACGTACGGGGTATTTGAAAGTAGATCGCCCGCAAAAATTTTCCAATATCGTTCCGGCTTTATATGGCTTTATTCCTCAGACCTACTGCATGGATGAAGTCGCCGAATATTGTATGGAAAAAACCGGCAGAATCAATATTACCGGAGACGGTGACCCCCTCGATATTTGTGTGCTCACAGAAAGAAACATCACCCACGGCGACATCCTTGTGCCGGCCATTCCGATCGGTGGTTTCCGCATGATCGACAACGGCGAAGCTGACGACAAAATCATCGCCATTCTGAAAGGAGACGAAGTGTATCAGGACTGGAAAGATATTACAGATTGTCCGGACTCCATCATTCAGCGGCTGAAACACTATTTTCTCACCTACAAACAAATGCCCGGACAGGAGCAGGCGACCTGTGAAATCACCCATACTTACGGAAAAGAAGAAGCACTCGAAGTGATTTCCCGGAGCATGCACGACTACCGTAAGAAATTTGGCAAACTGGAAAACAAACTTTCGCTGGCCACCCTTCAGATGATCAACTTTGGACAAAGCTGGCAGGAAGCGATGGAGGAAATGAACGGATTATAGGGAAACGGCAGCAAAAGGGGTTGGTTTGGCTCAAAAACTTTCTTTATCTTTCCTATCAGGAATCGAGAAATTGAATGAAGATGCGAAACGCTGTAATTCGCGCAACCGGAGCTTACCTTCCGAAACGTGTATTGACCAACAGCTATTTTGATGAGCTACTAGGAGAAGATGTGAGCACATGGCTCTCCAACAATCTCCAGATACAAGAACGGCGATGGTGCGCAGAAGATGAATCAACCGTTGATATGTGTGAGCAGGCAGCTCTGCTTGCCCTACAGCGTGCAGGACTGGGGCCACGGGACATTGACCTCATCATCGTTGCGACTGATACACCGGAATACCTTTCCCCTTCTACCGCTGCCGTATTGCAATATCGCCTTCAGGCAGGGCATGCAGGCACATTTGACCTGAATTCTGCCTGTGCAGGTTTTGTCACCGGGCTGGATGTCGGGGCAAAGTATATCCGCACCGACGACAGATACAATCATGTGATGATTATCGGTGCTTATGCCATGAGCAAATACCTCAACAAGGAGGACAAAAAAACCGTCACCCTCTTCGCCGACGGCGCAGGGGCAATCATTCTGGGCTTCGAAGAAAATACAGACCGCGGCTGGCTGGCGAGTGAGCTGATTACCCTGGGGCAATATTACGATGGAATGGGCATTTATGGCGGAGGGACCAAACACCCCATTACCCATGAATCACTGGATAAGAAAGAACATCTTCTCCGGATCAATTACCGTTTCCCACCCGAACTAAATCCCCAGGTATGGACGCATATGGCAAAAAACCTGCTGGAAAGACTATCGCTTACCACAGAAGAAGTTCAGCATTTTCTCCTCACCCAGATCAATATCAACAGCATCCATAAAACGCTCGACAATCTCGGCGTGCCCCACGAAAAGGCCCACACGGCCATGCAAAAATACGGATACACCGGCTCAGCCTGTATCCCAATTGCCTTCAACGATGCGATTGAGAAGGGAAAAATCAAAGAAAATGACCTGATATTTATGATAGGTTCCGGCAGCGGATTAAATTTTGGAAGTGTTGCTTTCAAATTTTAATTTATCTTGCCTTTATGATACGTCGAATCTACCTACTACTCGCGGGTTTATACGCTTGTCTTTCCGTATTTGCCCAGCCCAAACCCCTCAACGTCCTGGTCCTCTACTCTGACGATCAGCGATATAATACGATCCATGCGTTGGGGAATGAAGAAATATTCACACCAAATCTCGACCGGCTGGTAACTTCTGGTGTAGCCTTTACCCGCGCACATACGATGGGCGGGATGCACGGCGCATTGTGTGCCCCCAGTCGCGCGATGCTGCATACCGCCAAATACCTTCATTCACTGGAGCGAAAGGGAGATTTTATTCCGCCCACCCATATCATGATGCCCGAATACCTTCAAACCCTGGGTTATAAGACCTATGGCATAGGCAAATGGCACAATGACAAAGCCGCATTTAACAGAGCTTATCAGGACGGCGGCGGTATATATTTTGGTGGCATGCATTTTCCCAAAGATGGCGGGCAGGAAAGTCCCCGGTATGTCGAATATGATGCCACAGGCAAATACGATGTACCCTTCCAGCATGCAGAAAAATTCTCCTCCGAATTTTATGCCGATCATGCGATATCCTTTTTAAACCGGCAGAAGGAAGCAACCCAACCCTTTTTATGTTATGTGGCATTTACTTCGCCGCATGACCCACGCACCCCGCCGCAGAAATTCAGGGATATGTATCCCTGGCAAAAGGTATCGCTGCCGCCCAACTTTCTTCCCCAACACCCATTTGACAATGGAGACCTGAAAGTCAGAGATGAAATGCTCCTGCCCCGGCCATTGACGGAGGAAATGGCGAGAAAAGAACTGGCTTTGTACTAC
The Bacteroidia bacterium DNA segment above includes these coding regions:
- the serC gene encoding 3-phosphoserine/phosphohydroxythreonine transaminase, with protein sequence MCMVYNFSAGPAVLPHEVLLEAQKDFLDYKGTGMSVMEMSHRESVFIDIMERAEASLRSLMAIPDSYEVLFLQGGASSQFAMIPLNLFRNSHRADYVRTGTWAEKAIEEASRYGKVNVVASSEDEGYTYFPELDPSAFDPSADYFHITTNNTIFGTRISQLPKTGAVPLVADMSSNILSEHYHVEDFGLIYAGAQKNIGPAGLTIVIVRKDLIGHAMSFTPTMLNYYTHSSKKSAYNTPPTFAVYMAGLVFDWTLRQGGVPAMEQRNLEKAALLYNYLDNSDFYLSPIRKQDRSRMNVPFKLINPALDKKFLAEAESAGLSTLQGHRSVGGMRASIYNPMPLEGIVALVDFMEKFRIRNL
- a CDS encoding inorganic pyrophosphatase; protein product: MSNSQLTRIWELIGLRYKSHPWHGVQIGKDAPELVTTFIEVVPSDTVKYEVDKRTGYLKVDRPQKFSNIVPALYGFIPQTYCMDEVAEYCMEKTGRINITGDGDPLDICVLTERNITHGDILVPAIPIGGFRMIDNGEADDKIIAILKGDEVYQDWKDITDCPDSIIQRLKHYFLTYKQMPGQEQATCEITHTYGKEEALEVISRSMHDYRKKFGKLENKLSLATLQMINFGQSWQEAMEEMNGL
- a CDS encoding ketoacyl-ACP synthase III, whose product is MRNAVIRATGAYLPKRVLTNSYFDELLGEDVSTWLSNNLQIQERRWCAEDESTVDMCEQAALLALQRAGLGPRDIDLIIVATDTPEYLSPSTAAVLQYRLQAGHAGTFDLNSACAGFVTGLDVGAKYIRTDDRYNHVMIIGAYAMSKYLNKEDKKTVTLFADGAGAIILGFEENTDRGWLASELITLGQYYDGMGIYGGGTKHPITHESLDKKEHLLRINYRFPPELNPQVWTHMAKNLLERLSLTTEEVQHFLLTQININSIHKTLDNLGVPHEKAHTAMQKYGYTGSACIPIAFNDAIEKGKIKENDLIFMIGSGSGLNFGSVAFKF
- a CDS encoding sulfatase-like hydrolase/transferase, encoding MIRRIYLLLAGLYACLSVFAQPKPLNVLVLYSDDQRYNTIHALGNEEIFTPNLDRLVTSGVAFTRAHTMGGMHGALCAPSRAMLHTAKYLHSLERKGDFIPPTHIMMPEYLQTLGYKTYGIGKWHNDKAAFNRAYQDGGGIYFGGMHFPKDGGQESPRYVEYDATGKYDVPFQHAEKFSSEFYADHAISFLNRQKEATQPFLCYVAFTSPHDPRTPPQKFRDMYPWQKVSLPPNFLPQHPFDNGDLKVRDEMLLPRPLTEEMARKELALYYGMISELDFQIGRILDVLEANGQRENTLIVFAGDNGLAVGSHGLLGKQNIYDHSMRVPMIFSHHSLPQNQQRNQLCYLADIFPTVMDILQVNAPEGLQSTSLFPYIQKPGANGRKAIYYAYRDIQRGVRTDDNWKLIRYNVNETETTQLFNLNTDPFETKNLIENKQFEKKYRKLNQLLTKQMEQYHDFLNLTLPNWGKTQP